One genomic segment of Theobroma cacao cultivar B97-61/B2 chromosome 6, Criollo_cocoa_genome_V2, whole genome shotgun sequence includes these proteins:
- the LOC18596662 gene encoding shaggy-related protein kinase eta, protein MADDKEMSAAVVDGNDPVTGHIISTTIGGKNGEPKQTISYMAERVVGTGSFGIVFQAKCLETGETVAIKKVLQDRRYKNRELQLMRVLDHPNVISLKHCFFSTTTKNELFLNLVMEYVPESMYRVLKHYSSANQRMPLIYVKLYTYQIFRGLAYLHSVAGVCHRDLKPQNLLVDPLTHQVKICDFGSAKVLVKGEANISYICSRFYRAPELIFGATEYTTSIDIWSAGCVLAELLLGQPLFPGENAVDQLVEIIKVLGTPTREEIRCMNPNYTDFRFPQIKAHPWHKVFHKRMPPEAIDLASRLLQYSPSLRCTALEACSHPFFDELREPNARLPNGRPLPPLFNFKQESDHVKRQIGLQHFMHPAGT, encoded by the exons ATGGCCGACGATAAG GAAATGTCTGCCGCTGTTGTTGATGGTAACGATCCGGTCACGGGCCACATCATTTCCACAACGATTGGAGGCAAAAATGGAGAACCTAAACAG accatcaGTTATATGGCAGAGCGTGTAGTTGGAACAGGATCATTTGGGATTGTTTTCCAG GCAAAATGCTTGGAAACAGGAGAGACTGTAGCTATAAAGAAGGTTTTGCAAGACAGAAGATATAAGAACCGTGAACTGCAATTGATGCGCGTGCTGGATCATCCCAATGTGATTTCCTTGAAGCATTGTTTCTTTTCCACGACAACTAAAAATGAGCTATTCCTTAACTTGGTTATGGAATATGTTCCGGAGAGCATGTATAGGGTTTTGAAACATTACAGCAGTGCAAATCAAAGAATGCCACTCATCTACGTGAAACTGTACACATACCAG ATATTCAGGGGGCTTGCATATCTCCATAGTGTTGCTGGAGTTTGCCATAGGGATTTGAAGCCTCAAAATCTCTTG GTTGATCCTCTGACTCACCAGGTTAAGATTTGTGATTTTGGAAGTGCAAAAGTGCTT GTCAAAGGTGAAGCTAACATTTCATACATATGTTCACGTTTCTATCGGGCTCCAGAACTTATCTTTGGTGCCACAGAATACACAACCTCAATTGATATCTGGTCAGCTGGTTGTGTTCTTGCTGAACTTTTGCTGGGCCAG CCATTGTTTCCTGGAGAGAATGCAGTGGACCAGCTTGTCGAGATTATCAAG GTCCTAGGTACACCCACTAGAGAAGAAATTCGCTGCATGAATCCCAATTACACAGATTTTAGGTTTCCACAGATTAAAGCGCATCCTTGGCATAAG GTTTTTCATAAACGGATGCCTCCTGAAGCAATTGATCTTGCTTCACGCTTGCTGCAATACTCACCAAGTCTTCGCTGTACAGCG CTTGAAGCATGCTCGCATCCCTTCTTTGATGAGCTTCGAGAACCTAATGCTCGCCTACCAAATGGGCGGCCGTTACCGCCACTTTTCAACTTTAAACAGGAA TCAGATCATGTGAAACGGCAAATAGGGCTACAACATTTCATGCATCCAGCTGGGACATAA